In one Rutidosis leptorrhynchoides isolate AG116_Rl617_1_P2 chromosome 8, CSIRO_AGI_Rlap_v1, whole genome shotgun sequence genomic region, the following are encoded:
- the LOC139863910 gene encoding uncharacterized protein translates to MCIPVKDVLSRRHILPPNQSSLCIWCMNNVESVDHLLLHCKWSSAVWMDLFRWCNIRWVIPGSVVDFSFDWFYGMGIKASRFWKLIGPGTIWAIWISRNDIVCNKKFTCRSIVVRNIKLKAFLWASNLKPVHGLQAHVWEQNPYLLCQ, encoded by the coding sequence ATGTGCATTCCCGTCAAAGATGTATTATCAAGAAGACACATTTTGCCTCCTAATCAATCCAGTTTATGTATTTGGTGTATGAACAATGTTGAAAGTGTTGATCATTTACTTCTTCATTGTAAATGGTCGTCGGCTGTATGGATGGATTTATTTAGATGGTGCAATATTCGTTGGGTCATTCCGGGCTCCGTTGTAGATTTTTCTTTCGATTGGTTCTATGGAATGGGCATAAAGGCTTCGAGATTTTGGAAATTGATCGGGCCGGGGACTATATGGGCCATTTGGATATCAAGGAACGATATTGTTTGCAACAAGAAATTCACTTGCCGTTCAATCGTGGTTCGGAATATTAAACTTAAAGCGTTTCTTTGGGCTTCTAATCTTAAGCCCGTACATGGACTTCAAGCACACGTTTGGGAGCAAAACCCATATCTACTTTGTCAATAG